DNA sequence from the Sphingomonas bisphenolicum genome:
GTCGCCGCGCCCAGCAGCGCGGCCGCGACCGCATAGGCGATGAAGCCCGCATGGCTGATCAACAGCAGGCAGGCGCCCGCTGCGGGCAGCAGGATGATGGTGGCGATCAGCGGCGCCCAGACATGGTCGATCATCAGGCCGACGAGGATTCGGCCCGCGATGATCGCGCCGCCCAATATGCCCATGATCGTCACCGCCTGCGCAAGCGGCAGCCCCCGGTCGCCAAGCGCGGGGACGAGATTGGGAATGATGCCGCCGACCGCCAGATAGATGGCGGCCGTGCTCGCTCCTATCAGCCAAAAGCGGCGGTCGCGCAGCACGGCAGCGAGCGGCAGGCCGGACCGGCCCGAGGACGAGGTGGCGGTTTCGTCCGCCGCATATTTGCCCGTTCGTGGCAACATCAAGGCACAGAGCGGCAGGATGACCAGCAGCGCGAAGCCCGCCAGCAACAGATAGGCGGTCCGCCATCCGCCCCATGCCATGCCCAGCATCACCAGGCGTGGCATCAACACCGCCGACAGGCCGCTGCCTGACAGCGCGATGCCGAGCGCCAGTCCACGGCTCGCCGAGAAGCGCTCCGCGATCAGGCAACTCCATGTCACCGCGCTGGTCCCGGCGCCGATCAGCGCGATCAGCGCATAGGCGAGGTAGAGCTGCCAGAGCGAGCCGTGGATCGCCGCCGCCAATGCAAGCGCGCACCCCATGCCGATGAGGCCGGACAGGATGGCTCGCTTGAGGCCGATCCGTCGCACCAGCCAGCCCGCAAACGGTCCACCGGCCAGCCCCAGGCCGGTGCTGCACAATATCGCGCCCTGGATCGCGCCCCGGCTCCAGCCGAAATCGGCCTGCAGCGGCGCGACGAACAGGCCGATCGTATAGACCGGCAGCGTCGTCGGCACGCAGGTGATGCCGATGACGGTCAGCAGCACCAGATGCCAGTTGCGCCGCCATTCGGCCAGGGACGCGCGGCCCGTCAAAGGGCGGTCAGCCCGCCATCGATGATATATTCGGTGCCGGTGATGAAGCCGGCTTCGTCGGACGCGAGGAAGACGACCAGGTTCGACACGTCCTCTACTTCGCCCACACGCCGGATCGGCACCGATCCGCTGGCGATCCTGATCTGATCGTCGTCCAGCGCCTGCGTCATCATCGGCGTGCGGATATAGCCGGGGTGGACGGAGTTCACGCGGATCGCATGTTCGCCATATTCGATCGCTGCCTGTTTGGTGATGCCGCGGACCGCGAATTTACTGGCGGCGTAGGCGACGTTGGGCGTGCCGTAGATGGCGACGATGCCGGAAATGGACGAGATATTGACGATGGCGCCGCCGCCGGCGCGTATCATCGACGGGACGGCATGTTTGATGCCCAAGAAGACGGACGTCTGGTTGATCGCGCATACCTTCAGGAAATCGGCTTCGGACAGGTCGGCCGCCTTGGCCACGGGCCCGATGATGCCGGCATTGTTGACGAGAGCGCTGACCGGGCCGAAATGTCGCTCGGCCGTTTCGATGACCATCCGCCAGTCCGTTTCGTTCGTCACATCCTGCTTCACGAAAAGGGCATTGTCGCCCAACTCTTCGGACAGCGCAGCGCCGGCGGCTTCGTTGATGTCGGTGAACAATGTTTTGGCGCCTTCGGCCACGAAGCGGCGGGCATGTGCAGCGCCCATGCCCTGTGCCGCGCCGGTGATGATCGCCACCTTGCCCTTCAATCGCATCATTGCTCTCCAAATAACCGACTATTTATCGTAAAATTATGCTGATATTTCGATGATGCCGGATTTTTTGGAAAAATTACAGATAAAAACCGACGAAAAATCTTTTATATGCCGGGCGTGGCGGATAAGGTGCCGAGCAATGCAGGGCGCCACAGCGCCCGCCCATGGGGAGAGTGATATGGCTTCGGACATGACCGCGCCGGCGACGATGCTGGCGCAACAGCCCGACAATGTACCCGACGACCGCGTCTTTGACTTCGACATATATCGCGATGTTCCGGAAGGCAGCGATTTTCACGCCAGTTGGCATGAATTGATGGCGCAAGTCCCCCATCCGCTGATGTGGACCCCGCATAATGGGGGGCATTGGGTCGCGTTGCGGGCGGATATTTCTGATGTCGTGATGTCGGATTCAGAGCGTTTCTCCAACCGGACGGTGCTGGTGCCCAAGGATACGGCGGGGGAGGCCTATCGCCTCATCCCGCTGTCGCTCGATCCGCCCGAACATCGGCCCTTTCGCAACCTGCTCAACGAAAATCTGGGGCCAAAGCCGCTCAAGCCGATCGAGGACAGCATCGTCGACCTGACGGTCAGTCTGATCGAGGGCTTCCGGGCGAAGGGGCAATGCCATTTCGTGGAGGAATTTGCCGAGCAACTGCCCGTCCGTATCTTCATGCAGATCGTGGACCTGCCGGTGGATGACCTGCCCAAGCTCAAGCATCTGGCCGACCAGTTCACCCGGCCTGACGGGTCGCTGACCTATCCGGAAGTCTCCCAACTTTTCCGCGACTATCTGACCCCGGTCATTGCGGCGCGGCGTGGCGCGGACGGACAGGACATGATCAGCCGCATG
Encoded proteins:
- a CDS encoding glucose 1-dehydrogenase gives rise to the protein MMRLKGKVAIITGAAQGMGAAHARRFVAEGAKTLFTDINEAAGAALSEELGDNALFVKQDVTNETDWRMVIETAERHFGPVSALVNNAGIIGPVAKAADLSEADFLKVCAINQTSVFLGIKHAVPSMIRAGGGAIVNISSISGIVAIYGTPNVAYAASKFAVRGITKQAAIEYGEHAIRVNSVHPGYIRTPMMTQALDDDQIRIASGSVPIRRVGEVEDVSNLVVFLASDEAGFITGTEYIIDGGLTAL
- a CDS encoding cytochrome P450 → MASDMTAPATMLAQQPDNVPDDRVFDFDIYRDVPEGSDFHASWHELMAQVPHPLMWTPHNGGHWVALRADISDVVMSDSERFSNRTVLVPKDTAGEAYRLIPLSLDPPEHRPFRNLLNENLGPKPLKPIEDSIVDLTVSLIEGFRAKGQCHFVEEFAEQLPVRIFMQIVDLPVDDLPKLKHLADQFTRPDGSLTYPEVSQLFRDYLTPVIAARRGADGQDMISRMVNGQVGGRPLTDLEAQNICIQVLVGGLDTVVNMLGFTFSYLARDHDLRRAIAADPSRIDDALLEFFRRFPVVSSSREVKQDGTFEGVELRAGEMVMAPTVVVALDDAMNDDPLAFRLGRTARKHSTFGKGSHTCPGAHLARIEMKTVLREWFARIPEFRLAKDELLRFSNGIVGSVKPFTLEWDV
- a CDS encoding MFS transporter gives rise to the protein MTGRASLAEWRRNWHLVLLTVIGITCVPTTLPVYTIGLFVAPLQADFGWSRGAIQGAILCSTGLGLAGGPFAGWLVRRIGLKRAILSGLIGMGCALALAAAIHGSLWQLYLAYALIALIGAGTSAVTWSCLIAERFSASRGLALGIALSGSGLSAVLMPRLVMLGMAWGGWRTAYLLLAGFALLVILPLCALMLPRTGKYAADETATSSSGRSGLPLAAVLRDRRFWLIGASTAAIYLAVGGIIPNLVPALGDRGLPLAQAVTIMGILGGAIIAGRILVGLMIDHVWAPLIATIILLPAAGACLLLISHAGFIAYAVAAALLGAATGMEFDMLGFLVARYFGLADFARIYGRLYMFVAAAAGTAPWAYGALYDHLHNYDIAFILSALLLAGGAAGLLALGRYPVDPTDFKAV